The Toxorhynchites rutilus septentrionalis strain SRP chromosome 3, ASM2978413v1, whole genome shotgun sequence genome includes a region encoding these proteins:
- the LOC129775042 gene encoding filamin A-interacting protein 1-like, with amino-acid sequence MAGRNSNTEPMTSIIDTLDTLENTLSNLELDIRNELNAQRLLQQCQLNLASKCQDSPRISYLVADGSSKRSSTSSMQGSGCNCRCNQALVIYLDQLRQAKNEQEELLQKLRIREEQTQLYRCKLMESNAIVEHQKQEIRDFKENEKLVTQQIKVALEEENRTLMDEINRLKGLPDELRKQQYALKQANRELQDTKCTLKALMEDIESGLETCENISGELQQERKRAFRTLNEIDDEKRKVMTWVAKYGELKQQYDSALAQKQSVDELSTALEEKTFILENLTKEYDALKEESVALMTTVEARNEKQRTELQERVLELECENLRLKIALEDQSYKTSDASHNMHRELLQLEQKFTEAQDEIAAMKRFNEAAAAAAEYGKRLKSIPEDASQTNVERLSAPFCSHCVVDNTSASLLPPTVEEVSSLKIFDNDHMEHGNDEDNEGGEVAVESITGSKS; translated from the exons ATGGCCGGTAGAAATTCAAACACCGAACCAATGACCTCAATCATCGACACATTAGATACCCTCGAGAATACCCTCAGTAATTTGGAGCTAGATATTCGTAATG AACTCAACGCCCAGCGATTACTGCAACAGTGTCAACTTAACCTCGCCTCGAAATGTCAAGACAGCCCTCGGATCTCATACCTAGTGGCTGATGGATCAAGCAAGAGATCATCCACTAGCTCGATGCAAGGGAGCGGGTGTAATTGTCGATGCAATCAAGCACTCGTGATTTATTTGGACCAGTTACGACAAGCGAAGAATGAACAGGAAGAACTTCTGCAGAAGCTTAGGATCAGGGAAGAGCAGACACAGTTGTATCG CTGCAAATTGATGGAATCCAACGCCATCGTGGAGCATCAAAAGCAGGAGATACGAGACTTCAAAGAGAACGAAAAACTTGTGACCCAACAAATCAAAGTCGCGCTTGAGGAAGAAAATCGAACGCTCATGGACGAAATTAACCGGCTCAAGGGGCTGCCAGATGAACTGCGAAAGCAGCAGTATGCCCTCAAGCAagccaacagggaactgcagGACACTAAGTGCACCCTCAAAGCACTCATGGAGGACATCGAGTCCGGGCTGGAGACGTGCGAAAATATTTCCGGTGAGCTGCAGCAGGAACGAAAGCGTGCCTTCCGCACACTGAATGAGATTGACGATGAAAAGCGAAAAG TCATGACCTGGGTTGCGAAATATGGTGAGCTAAAGCAGCAATACGATTCTGCGCTCGCGCAGAAGCAATCTGTGGACGAGCTGAGCACGGCGCTGGAAGAGAAGACTTTCATCCTGGAAAATCTAACGAAGGAATATGACGCACTCAAAGAAGAAAGTGTTGCACTC ATGACGACAGTCGAAGCTCGGAACGAAAAACAGCGAACGGAATTGCAGGAGCGTGTGCTAGAGCTAGAATGCGAGAATCTTCGCCTCAAGATCGCCCTGGAAGATCAGAGTTACAAGACGTCGGACGCATCCCATAA CATGCATCGAGAGCTGTTGCAGTTGGAGCAGAAATTTACCGAAGCACAGGACGAAATCGCCGCTATGAAACGATTCAACGAGGCGGCGGCTGCCGCTGCTGAGTACGGAAAACGCCTGAAGAGCATTCCAGAAGATGCGTCACAAACAAACGTGGAAAGATTGAGCGCTCCGTTCTGCAGCCATTGCGTTGTCGATAATACTTCTGCGAGCTTGCTACCACCAACAGTGGAAGAGGTTAGTTCGCTAAAAATATTCGACAATGATCACATGGAACATGGAAACGACGAAGATAACGAGGGCGGGGAAGTAGCAGTTGAGTCGATCACTGGTTCGAAATCATGA